A part of Lacerta agilis isolate rLacAgi1 chromosome 7, rLacAgi1.pri, whole genome shotgun sequence genomic DNA contains:
- the HAS2 gene encoding hyaluronan synthase 2 yields the protein MHCERFLCILRILGTTLFGVSLLLGISAAYIVGYQFIQTDNYYFSFGLYGAILASHLIIQSLFAFLEHRKMKRSLETPIKLNKTVALCIAAYQEDPNYLRKCLLSVKRLTYPGIKVIMVIDGNSEDDIYMMDIFSEIMGRDKSATYVWRNNFHQKGPEETEESHKESMQKVTQLVLSNKSVCIMQKWGGKREVMYTAFKALGRSVDYVQVCDSDTMLDPASSVEMVKVLEEDPMVGGVGGDVQILNKYDSWISFLSSVRYWMAFNIERACQSYFGCVQCISGPLGMYRNALLHEFVEDWYNQEFMGSQCSFGDDRHLTNRVLSLGYATKYTARSKCLTETPIEYLRWLNQQTRWSKSYFREWLYNAMWFHKHHLWMTYEAVITGFFPFFLIATVIQLFYRGKLWNILLFLLTVQLVGLIKSSFASCLRGNIVMVFMSLYSVLYMSSLLPAKMFAIATINKAGWGTSGRKTIVVNFIGLIPVSIWFTILLGGVIFTIYKESKKPFTESKQTVLIIGTILYACYWVMLLTLYLVLITKCGRRKKEQQYDMVLDV from the exons ATGCATTGCGAGAGGTTTCTATGTATCTTGAGAATACTTGGAACCACACTGTTTGGGGTGTCCCTCCTGCTTGGAATCTCCGCTGCTTACATTGTTGGCTACCAGTTTATCCAAACGGACAACTATTACTTCTCCTTTGGACTCTACGGTGCCATTCTGGCATCGCACCTCATCATCCAAAGCCTGTTTGCCTTCCTCGAACACAGGAAAATGAAACGGTCTCTTGAGACTCCAATCAAGCTGAACAAAACTGTTGCCCTTTGCATTGCTGCCTACCAGGAGGATCCCAACTACTTAAGGAAATGTTTACTTTCCGTGAAAAGACTCACCTACCCTGGAATTAAGGTGATTATGGTCATCGATGGGAATTCTGAAGATGACATTTACATGATGGACATTTTTAGCGAAATCATGGGCAGGGATAAGTCTGCCACTTACGTCTGGAGGAATAACTTCCACCAGAAAGGCCCCGAGGAGACTGAAGAGTCGCATAAAGAGAGCATGCAGAAAGTCACTCAACTCGTCCTGTCCAACAAAAGTGTCTGCATCATGCAAAAATGGGGCGGGAAAAGAGAAGTGATGTACACAGCGTTCAAAGCACTGGGGAGAAGTGTGGATTATGTGCAG GTTTGTGACTCTGATACAATGCTTGATCCAGCTTCATCAGTGGAAATGGTCAAGGTTTTAGAAGAGGATCCAATGGTTGGAGGCGTTGGGGGAGATGTGCAG ATTTTGAACAAGTACGACTCGTGGATCTCCTTCCTCAGCAGCGTTAGATACTGGATGGCATTTAACATCGAGAGGGCGTGCCAGTCCTACTTTGGCTGTGTGCAGTGCATCAGCGGGCCCTTGGGGATGTACAGGAATGCCTTACTCCACGAATTCGTGGAAGACTGGTACAATCAAGAATTCATGGGGTCTCAGTGCAGCTTTGGAGACGACCGGCATCTCACCAACCGAGTCTTGAGCCTTGGCTATGCAACGAAATACACGGCTCGGTCCAAGTGCCTTACCGAAACGCCCATAGAATATCTCAGGTGGTTGAACCAACAGACCCGCTGGAGCAAGTCCTACTTCCGAGAGTGGCTATACAATGCAATGTGGTTCCACAAGCATCACTTGTGGATGACTTACGAGGCTGTCATCACCGGCTTCTTCCCATTCTTCCTCATTGCCACTGTCATCCAGCTTTTCTACCGGGGGAAGCTGTGGAACATCCTCCTTTTCTTGTTGACAGTCCAGCTGGTGGGCCTTATCAAGTCTTCCTTTGCCAGCTGCCTTAGAGGGAACATTGTCATGGTTTTCATGTCTCTCTACTCAGTGTTGTACATGTCCAGTTTGCTGCCGGCAAAGATGTTTGCCATAGCCACGATAAACAAAGCAGGTTGGGGCACGTCGGGCCGGAAAACCATTGTGGTCAACTTCATAGGACTCATCCCAGTCTCCATTTGGTTTACAATCCTCTTGGGCGGTGTCATTTTCACGATATACAAGGAATCCAAAAAGCCATTCACTGAATCGAAACAGACCGTGCTAATCATTGGTACGATACTTTACGCCTGCTATTGGGTGATGCTATTGACTTTGTACTTAGTCCTCATCACCAAATGcggaaggaggaagaaggaacaaCAGTATGACATGGTGCTTGACGTATGA